From Lewinellaceae bacterium:
TGCAGGGCCAGGGCCAGCAGAAGCCAATACTTTGCGGCAACTTGTTTCCAATGCCACCTGCCTCTTTCAACTTTCATGATCTTCCTTTTTCTGTTTGCGGCTTCCGCTGTACAACTGATACTGATGAAATTTGCATTCCAGCGCTCCGTTGTAGAGCGCCATTTTCCGGGAAGGCCGCAAGCCTATTTTTTTCATAGCCTGCTGGTTGGAGGAGATGATCCAGGCCTCGTAGCCGGCAAAGGCCTGCTTGAGGCGGTCGCCGATCATCTGGTAGAATGCTTCGATGTCTGTTTTTGCCAGGCGTTCGTCGTAGGGCGGGTTCATCACGATGAGCCCTTCTTCCGCCGGCGGCTCCAGCCGTTCGAAGCGCTGGCGGGCTATTTCCACCTGCCCTTCCAGGCCGGCGGCGAAGGCATTGTGGTTGGCGATCCGCATGGCTTTGAAATCCATGTCGTAGCCGTAGAGGCCATGCCCGAAGGGCGTCACCCGCTGGCGGGCGTCGGCGAGCAGGTCGGCCCAGAGGCCCTCGTCGTAGTCCGGCCATTTAATAAAACCAAAATACTCGCGCTGCAGTTGCGGCGCCCGGTTGCAGGCGTAGGTAGCCGCCTCGATCAGAATGGTGCCCGAGCCGCACATGGGGTCGATGAAAGCGCAATCGCGCTGCCAGCCCGTCAGCAGGACCATGCCGGCGGCCAGCACCTCGTTGATGGGCGCCTCCAGGGCCTCCACCCGGTAGCCCCGCTTGTGCAGCGACTCCTCAGAGCTGTCGAGCGACACGGTGCATTCTTCCTGAAAGATGTGCACGTTGACCCGCAGCGTAGGGCGGTGCAGGGAAACGTCGGGCCTGCGCCCCTCCTCCTTGCGGAAGCGGTCGACGATAGCGTCCTTGGTTTTCAGCGCTATGTATTTGGAGTGGTTGAAATGGGGCGAGTTGACCGCCGCGTCCACCGCCAGGGTGTCATTCACCCCCATGTACTGCCGCCAGTCGATGTCGAAAATCTTGCGATACAGGCCTTGTTCGTCGCGCACCTTAAAGGAATGAATGGGCTTGAGAATGCGCAGGGCAGTGCGCAGCTCCAGGTTGGCGCGGTACAGCACCCGCAAATCTCCTTCGAAGTACACAGCGCGGTTGAGGGGTTCGATCGCCGCCGCCCCCAGTTGTTTCAGTTCTTCTGCCAGGACGGGCTCCAGGCCCGCCATGGTTTTGGCAATAAGCTTCATACGCTTTTTTTATCCTTGATCTATTAAATATCCCAAACAAATCTTAAATTAGTGTGCCCTTAAGAAATAAAGGGCCATAACCAACTGAACTTTCCCTCCACGACGATTCAATTATGCACAAAAGGGGTAGCTGATAAGGCTACAGCAATATTCTGAACCCATGGGGCTCAACCATCCGGGATGGAGTGCCAGGGCACAACCCCATGCGCTGCTTTTGAATAAATTAGAACAATAGGCTGGCCAAAAAGCAGTATGAGTACCTAAACCCAAAGTTTTCGACAGAAAATCAAAAATAATAATCTTTTCGAACCATGCAGCCAAAAACATTCTTCACTGCCTTTATAGCTCTTGCGTTCTGGATATTGGCAAGCCCAAGCATTGCTCAGCTAAGCCTTCCTCGCTTTTTTACGGACCACATGGTCCTCCAGCGGGATAAACCCATCAAAGTATGGGGATGGGCGGAGGCCGGGGCAACGGTAACCGTACGGCTGGCAGCGCTGGAAACCACAGCCACTGCCGGCGCTGACGGCCGCTGGGAAGCCACCTTGCCCATTATGGGCGCCGGCGGCCCATTTACTTTGTCAGTAAGCAAGGACAGCCAAACGATCAAGCTGGAGGATGTCCTCGTCGGCGATGTCTGGTTCTGTTCCGGCCAATCCAATATGTACTGGCCCGTCAACCGTTCCAACGCCGCCGAAGCGGAAATTGCCGCTGCCGATTATCCGGAAATCCGCCTGCTCACCGTGCCCAGCCTGATGGATACCCGGCTCCGGGACGATTCCGGCTTCACCCGCTGGAATCTCTGCCAGCCGGCTACCATTCCTTATTTCTCGGCTGTTGCCTACTATTTTGGCCGCACCCTGCACCAGGAACTGGGCGTCCCGATCGGGCTGATCGACGCCACCTGGGGAGGCACTAAGATCGAATCCTGGATGAGCCCCTTTGCTCTGATGGACGATCCGGAACTCGGGCCAGTCGTCCAATCAACATTCGGGCTCGACCTCCAGTCTACCATGGACAGCATCCGGCAAGCGATCGTGCTTTGGGAAAACCAGATCGACGATCAGGACATTGGGTTGGCGGAAGCCTGGCAGGCTCCGGGCGCCTTCTGGGAAGGCTGGGAAGCGATGAACCTGCCGATACCCTGGGAATACGCCGGCCTCCCTGGTGTAGATGGGGTGGTATGGTTTAAAAAAAACGTGGAACTGACGGCCGAACATTTATCGGGGCCGCTCAGCCTTAGCCTCGGCCCCATCGACGACTCGGATATCACCTATATCAATGGCGTTGAAGTGGGGCAAACTTTCAAGGCGATCAATGAAAACAGGCTGTATCCGCTGAACCCGCAACTGCTTCATCCAGGAACAAACACCATAACGGTTAGGGTAAAAGACCACGGCTATCGGGGAGGCTTCTGGGGAACCGCCCAGGCCATGGCCCTGCAAACCAGCCAGGGGCCCCTGCCCCTGGCCGGCGAATGGAAATATAAAGTGGGGACGCCTGACTCGGGCACCCGCCCTGAGCAGGTCAACCCCAACGCCCTGCCGTCTGTGCTCTACAATGCCATGGTCCACCCCTTTACCCCCATGCCCATCCGGGGAATCGCCTGGTACCAGGGGGAGAGCAATGCAGACCAACCTTATTATTACCGGGACCGCTTTCTGTCCTTCATCTACGACTGGCGAAGCCGGTGGGAAACCAATGACCTCCCCTTTGTCTTCGTCCAGCTCCCTAATTTCAGGCAGCCCTTTTCTAAACCGCAGGAAAGTGGCTGGGCTACCTTGCGGGAATCCCAGGCGCTGGCGCTGTCTCTTCCCAAAACCGGCATGGCGGTGGCTATCGACCTGGGCGAACCCAATAATATCCATCCGGGCAACAAACAGGATGTGGGCTACCGCCTTGCCCTGGCCGCCCGGGCAGTAGCCCAGGGCGAGGACCTGGTGTACAGCGGCCCGGTTTACCAATCCTCCAGTATTGAGAATGGCGCTATCCTGCTGGAATTCAGCCACATCGGGAGCGGCCTGGCCAGCGTCCACGGGAGGGAGAAACTGCGGGGCTTCGCCATCGCCGGAGAGAATGGAAGGTTTCAGTGGGCCGAAGCCGAGATCGTAGGCCCCAACCAGGTACGCGTCTACAGCGATGAGGTTCCCAACCCTTTTTACGTGCGTTACGCCTGGTCCGATAACCCCGGCGAGCTGGACCTCTTCAATGCCGAAGGCCTGCCCGCGGCGCCGTTCCGGACGGATACGCTGCGCGTGCCCTGGCAGCACTGATTTTGGCTATTAATTTCATTAAGAGCTTGTTTAAAATTTAGCCGGCCCGAGTACTGGAGCGCGGACCCCGACAAAATCGGATGCGCGGGGACATAACTAAAACATATATTAATAAACGGCAAGTGTTTGGCGGCGAAGCAATTAGCCAATCATTTAGATAAATAAAATAAGCTGTTTAGCTTAAAAGCCTTACGAGAAAACAGATTAAAGGCCACTAAACAGCTTACCAATGAATAAATGTTACCTGCAAATTAAGGAGAAATTAGCTCAATACCCAATTTGCGAGCTTGCAAAACAAACCGGTTTTCAAAAGAGGAAGCCTAAGAAAATAGAAGCATCGGATTTCGTCGCCGGCGCCTTTGAGGCCATCCAGCAAGGCGACCTAAAAGCAGCAAGCATAGCCAAAGCCATTTCTTATGGCAAGCAAAGGACTGTAAGCCGGAAAGCCGTGGACAACAAGCTGTCCTACCGGCACGAGGGTTTCAGCCGGCGGTTGTTTGGACAGGCATTGGCGCAGGAGCTGCAACCAAGCAACCATCAGGGAAACAGCTTGTTCGGCTTCTTCAAAGGAGTATTTGTCAATGATTCGAGCTGCCTGAAAATGCCGGAGAATTTGTCTGTGCTTTTTCCTGGCCCGCATAGCCATACTGGGCAATGCGCAACGGCGCGGATCCAATTGCGCATGGATTTGCTGAACCACCAGTATAGCCATATCGACATACAGTCTTATAGAGACAACGACCAGAAATATGCCGCCCAGCTAGCCGGGCAAGCCCAGGCTGGAGGCCTGAATATTTTTGATTTGGAGTGCGTGACAAAAAAGCGGGGTTGCGGCAGGGCAATCGAAGTCGAAAGTCGTCAGACGACTCAAAGTCGTCAGACGACTGCCTTAAAACCCGCGAATATGTCACGCACTCTTTGATTTGGGCTATGCCGTCCTAGGCGCTATGGGAAAAATAGCGGAAAAACAGGCTTATTTCTTGTGCTACGATAAGCGCAAGGACAGATTAAACCATCTTGAATACTTATATATGTTTTAGTTATGTCCCCGCGCATGCGGCGAATGTCGGGGCTGTGGATGCTGTGGATGTGGAGCGTAGCGACATCCCGGCGCATGCCGGGGCTGTGGATGCTATGGATGCTGTGGATGCTATGGATGCTGTGGATGCTGTGGATGCTGTGGATGCTGTGGATGCTGTGGATGCTGTGGATGCTGTGGATGCTATGGATGCTGTGGATGCTATGGATGCTGTGGATGCTATGGATGCTATGGATGTGCATCCACCGCCCGAAGGGCGCAGCATCGCCATGGTTTCGGAACGAAACCATGACAAGCATCCACTTAGTATCATTTCAAACTCCTTTACCGCACCTTACTTATAGCCTCCACCAGCCAGTTCTTATTCGCCACCGCCTTGCCGGAGTCCACTTCCCGCCGCAACGCGCCGATGCGTTGTTCGAGGCTTTCCCGCCGCAGCCCGGGCGCCTCGATGCGTAATTCATAAATCTTTTTGGCCAGTTGCAGGAAGCTGGCGTTGGCCGTTTTGCGGTAATCGGAAATCTCGCGATTGCGCAGCAGGTATTTTTTGAAGGCCTCCACCAGGGCAAAGAAGGGCTCCGGCTCGTCCAGTTCGTAGTAGCTCTTCAGTTGAATGATCTTGGCGCCCAGGTGGTAGGAAGTGTCGGTAAATTCTACATCCTGGAGTTGCAGGAGAGCGTGCTTGTACTCGGCCCGGGCGTAGTGGAGGGCAGCCCGGTTGTAGGCCACGGCGTTGGAGCGCCCTTCTTCTGGCAGGAACAGCTGGTAATTGTCGATGAACCGTTCCGTCCAGCCGTAGGCGCCCGTGCGGATGGCGGTGGTGACGATGTTCTTAAACGACCACTCCGAAAGTTGCCCGCGCACGAGCAGCAGCCCCCGCTCCAGCATGAGTTCGTAGAGCTGGAACACCTCGCCGTAGTAGTTGCCTTTCCCGGAGTTGATCTGCCGGATGCAGTAGTTGAGGGCGTAGTGGTAGAGGGTGCGCAGCTCATCGGCGGTGACTACCTCCGATAGTTCCGGCAGCAGGCTTTTGAGGCCGAAAAAATGCGTCTCCTCCTCCGGCTGCTCCAGCATCAGCAGGGCCTGGCAGTAGAGCTTCAGGGCCGGCTGCTCCTGCAACGCGGCGTTGTTTTTATAAATGCGGCGCACCTCCTCCAGGAAGTGGCACTCATAGCCCGCGTTGATCACCGCACTGCGGCTGGCCATGTCGCAGGCGATGCGCAGCTTGTTGCACCAGTAATAGCGGTCCAGCGCGTCGTTCTCTTGTTGCAGGTGTTTGGTGAAACGCCGCTGGCGGCGGTTGAGCTCGTACTGGTCCAGCTGTTGTTCAAGCAGGGATTCCTGCAAAAAGTATTCAAAGCTGCGGCCTGCCTGCCGGTCCAGCAGTTGCCGGGCGCGGCGGGCGTTGCGTTGAGCGTGCTTCTCGGCATCGCGCTCCAGCAGTTCGCCGATGAGCAGGCGTCGTTCAAGGACGGGCTGTTGTTCGTATTGCAGGTAGGCGAGGAAGCCGTACAGCAGCTGCAGCAAGTCGCTGATGAAGTTGTCGAGGCGGGTATTGTTGTAAGGCTCGCCCGGATACATCGCCGCCCAGGCGGCCTCGCGGCTCATTTCTTCCGCCTCGAAAGCGGGAGCAAAGCCGTTGATCCAATCGTACAGCGCCACCACCTTTTCGTGGCGGTTGAAGAACGGAGAGCAGGCGTAGTGGCCGAAGCGGGTGCGCTCGCGGGCGCTCAAGGTGCGGAGGAGTTGGAGGAGGCTGGTGTTGTGCATAGATGGTGATGGTTATTAGCCCAAGTTCGATATGTAGCTCCCAACTTTCTATCCCAGGTGTTAAGGTGTTTCGGTATTTCGGTTTTATGGTATTTCGGCCGCAACACCGTAACCTGGCGAAGCCAGAACCAAGTGTCCTTAAACCGCAGAACCGCAGAACCGCAAAACCGAAACACCGCAAAACCGCAGAACTCAAAACCGAAACACCGAAACACCGCAATCCCATAAAACCGGAGTTGGGAACTACATATCGAAGACCGGTTAGGATAGCAGGAAGGGGAAAGTCGTTACTTTTATAATCGTTACTTTTATAATCGTTACTTTTATAATCATTATTTTTATAATCATTATAAAAATAACGATTGTGGGAAGCTAGTGCTGTCGGCACTAGTACTACTTTGTTAACTTAAAATCTCGCATGGCCGAAGTGCCTGGAGCGCGGGCCTCCAGGCCCGCATAAACCTGCTTTAAGCAGGTTTTTAGCATGATATTGCCTTTTTATGGGCTGCCCGAGGCAGCCCTCGCGGGCCTGGAGGCCCGCGCTCCTGTTAAGTTAACAAAGTAGTACTAGTCATTAGTTTCGCGTTTTTGGAGCAACCCTGCACCAGTGTTTACTTGGGGTGTACATTATTTCTCCCATACCTTGGTCTACAGGTGGTGTGGGAGAAAACCCCACTATTCCAAACAACTGTTAGTCAATGTGTTGATTCTCAGTGCTAAAGTCGCCTGGAAAAACGCGAAACTAATGACTAGTCGCACTTTCAGCTGGCTTGCCGGCCTGCATTTTCCAAAACGGGTGCAGGCAGGTAATTATGCTGGTTTAATTTCACATTTCTCACAATAAAAAATCTAGAAAATATTTTCAATATACAATATTTAAAGGCTTTTAAATGGAATACTGAGCTCAAAAATAACTAGAAATCTCAAAAATTGTACTTTCCTCCTACCTTCTCTGCCCTTACTTTTGCAATAACAATTAATCCCATGAACAAACGCTAAACTCCATTCCTATGAAATGCGCACTTACGGTATTCAACTTTCTCTTCTCCCTCCTTACAGCCCTGGCTGCAGATAACGGCCCATCTCTGCCTTCTGCTCCGGTTGCCCCGCTCTCTCTGGACACCATTGCCCTGGACACCACCATCTGCGTAGGCGACAGCGTTCAGCTCCATCTGCCCCTGTCCGGCGCCACCGGCATCCAATGGCAGCCGGCCGCCTTCCTCAGTTGCAACGACTGCCCCGATCCGGTAACCGAGCCGCTCTTCGGCGACCAGTTCTTCACCGTCACCGGGCTGGATGGGCAGGGCGCCCCGTTCAGCTATGAGTACAACGTATATTTGCGCAACTACCTCGACTTCGGCCTGCTGCCCTTCTCCAACAGCCCCGTCTGCGAGGGCGACACCCTGGTTTTTGAACCCAACGTATTGGGCGCCCAGTCTTATGCCTGGACCGGGCCCAACCAGGCTGTTTTCTCCACAAATCCCTTCCCCATCATCCCCGATGTCAGCCAGGCCGATGCCGGCTCCTATTCTCTGGACCTGATCGACGACCTGGGCTGCGAGGCCGGCGCTACCTTCGACGTGCAGGTGTTCCCTTCTTTTACGGTCAACATCAACGCCACCCCCGCCAGCTGCAACGGCCTGTGCAACGGATCCGTAAGCCTGGCCATCAGCGGCGGCACGCCGCCCTACCTGGTGAGCTGGGACGAGGGGCTCAACTGGAGCGCCGACACTGAGCTTGCCGGCCTTTGCACCGGCACATACGCAGTCTGGGTAATGGATGAGAACTGCCTGCAAAAGCTGGAGGCTACCATCGAAGAAGCCAACCCGCTGGGGGCCAGTTTTAACATCAGTCCGCCCAATTGCCCCGGCGATGACATCTTCATCGAAATCTTCGGCTTCACGGGAGGAGCCGGCAGCGGCCAGGAGTATTTCTACTCCATCGACGGCGGGCTTACCTTTCAGACGACATTCGACGTGCCCTGGCCAATACCGGCCAGTACGGCTTCTATCATCATTGCTGACGATGCAGGATGCCAGAGTACTTACCCCATCAATGTAGTGTTTCCCGAGCCGATACACGCAGATATTCGTGTTGTCAACGCCTCCTGCATTAGCCTGGACGACGGCAGCATTACCATTAGTGTATCCGGAGGGACGCCTCCTTACTCCTTTTTCTTTAATAATGACCTTATCACTACCGCAGTAGTTTCTCCAATAGATACTGGCGTGTATTATGTGGAGATCACAGACATCAACGGCTGCTCCGTCGAACATGAAATCACCATCTCCACCAACCCCATCGACGCCATGCCCAACGACACCGTCATCTGCGCCGGCGAGCAGGTGCAACTACAGGCCGAAGCGCCCGGAGCGGTGAATGTACAATGGACGCCGGCCGCCGGCCTCTCCAGCACCAATCAGCTCACTACCCTGGCCTCCCCCACCGAAAGCATTACCTACGTGCTTACCGTAGAAGACGATGAAGGCTGCCTGGGCACCGACAGCGTGCAGGTGGCCGTGCTGTCCGGCCTGCCCTGCCGGGAGGAGTGGCGCGATACGCTTGTCATTGGCCAGTCCGGCCAGTGGTGCAGCGTGGCCAGCCTGTTCGGCTCGCCCATACCCTACGGCATTACGGAGTTGGGATGTGGGTTGGGATATGTCGGCCCCAATGTGGACTCCCTGGGCCTCTGCATAGACTACCGCGCCCTGGAGCCCGGCCAGGACACCCTCTGCCTAACCATCTGCGAACTGCTGGACACTGCCACCTGCTGGGAGGCCTGGCTCTACCTCACCGTCACCGAAACCCTGGTGCGGCCCGGCGATACCGATTCCAGCGGGATGGCGGACCAGTACGACCTGCTCAACATCGGCCTGGGCTACGGCGCTGCCGGCCCCATACGCCCCAACGCCAGCCTCGACTGGCAGGGCCAGCCCGCGCCCTTCTGGCCGCAGTACACCCCCGCTTCCGGCATCAACTACCGCCACATCGACACCGACGGCGACGGGCTGATCTCCGCCGCCGACACCCTGGCCCTGAGCCAGAATTGGGGGCTGGCCTGGGAAGATGGCGAAGGGCGCCCCGGCAGCCCTCCTTTCCAAACCAACGCTGACGGCGCCCCCTTCTACCTTCAACCCGACACCCTCATCGAAGGCGCCACCATGCAGTTGCCCCTGATCCTGGGCAGCGAGGAAACGCCCGCTGCCGGCGTCTACGGGCTGGCCTTCAGCCTCTATTTCGACGAAGCAGTGGTCCAGGACGGCAGTGCCGCCCTGTTGCTGGCCGACTCCTGGCTGGGCAACCCCGCCCAAAACCTGATCTACATGCAGCGGCTGGACGATGCCGCCGGGCGCATCGACGTGGGCATCACCCGCATCGACGGCCTCGATGCCGAAGGCTACGGCCCCATCGGCGACCTGTTCATCACCATCGAGGACGACATCCTGGCCCTGAACCGGGGCTTTGGCCGGGAAGCGTGGTTTGAAATCCGGAACGCGCGCCTCATCAGCTACCAGGAAGAGCCGCTCGCCGTCGACACCCCGCCCTCCGTCTCGCCGGTGCTGACCAGCCTGCGGGATCAGCCGCTTAGCTTAAAGCTCCGGCTCTCCCCCAACCCGGCGGGCAGCCATTTCCGCCTGAGCGGCCAGCTCCTGCAGTTGGAGCAAGTGCAACTGCTGAATGTCATCGGACAGCCGGTGCGGAGCTGGCGCCGGCCGGAAAGCGGAGATTTGTTTTCCCTGCAGGGAATAGCTCCGGGGCTTTATCTGGTGAAGGCGCAGGCAGGCGCCGGCGCCGGCGCGTGGTGGCTGGTGGTGGAGTGAGTAGGTGGGCATATTTAGGTTGCGAATAATTTTTTCTCCAAACTACTAAATCGGAGAATATTATCTCCCCCTGGGGGGAGTTCGAGGGGGGAATATTCAAGAGTTTTCGTTTCTAAATCCCCCTCCTAACCTCCCCCCGGGGAGGACAATCTGCTTCGATTTTAAGCGGGAAGCAAAGAGGCTGTACGTAAATTAATTGTGTCCGGCTACTTAATTCTACTTTGTTAGTTTAAGAACAGCCGCATAACCTGTCCGGAAGCAGCGGAACAAAAGTTTCCAGGCTCCGCTGCGGTTTCCCGGGAAATCCTTTCCTAAATCGGCGAATAAATCCTATCTTTATGCTTTCGCCAGCCGGGAGCTCCCCCCACCTGCCCGCCGGTGAATATGCAGCAGCAACCCAAATTATAATCCTAAAAGCTTAAGTAATGAGAAAAGCCATCTTAGTACTGCTCTCCTGCAGTATCCTCGCTCAATTGATTGCACAACCCTCCAACGACAATTGTTCCACCGCCCAAACGCTCCAACTGAAAACGCCCTCCCCCTGTCCTGAGGGCAGCCAGGTGGCTGACGTATTCCACTCCAGCAACGCCGGCGCTACCGCCAGCGCGCCCTTCCCGGCGCTTTCCGGCTGCAACGGCGGCGCGCCGCAAAGCGCAGCGGACGTATGGTTCCGCTTCGCCCCGGCCGGCAACGACCTCGCCATCACGATCGGCCAGGGGCTGGAAAATCCTTTCCTCGCCCTGTTTGCAGGGGGTGCGGAAGGCTGCCCGGAGATGTATCCCATCGCCTGCGCTTCCGGCAACGGCAGCCTGGAACTGTCGGCCTTCGTCGACCCTTCCCAAACTTACTACCTCCTCGTCAGTGGGGGAAGCCCGGAAGACCAGGGCGAATTCGAACTAACTATCCGCACGGCCAACCAGTGCAATATGTGCCTGGAAGAACGGCAGGGGTACTTCACCAGCAGCCCGGCGCCGGCGAACGGCGCCTTCGCCAGCGGCCAAACCGTGCAGATGTGTTATGTAGTCAAACGTTGGCACGCCATCACCCTGGGAGAGAACCTCCATGGCCTGGAACTCCACCTCGGGCCGGGCTGGGATCCCGCCAGCTTCCTCCCCAACCCGCCGCTGTCCTGCTCCGGCGAAGGTACCTGGGGCTATTACCGCGAATGGACAAGCTCCTCCACCGGCCAGATTTACGGCCCGGGCTTTGCCTTCGACGGGCCAGTCGAGGACGGCAACCCCGGCAACAACCTCGGGATGGGCGGCGGCAACTGCGCCAATATCGGCATTAACGCTCCGGAGCTCGCATTCTGCTGGACCGTCACCGCCGCCGAATGCGCGCCCGGTGATTACGGCATTCAAAACGACCTCGGCTTGTCGGTGCGCATGCTCGGCGACGGGCAGTCGGGCGCCGGGCAGGGCACCTCCTGCTCGGAAGAACGGCGGGACAACTTCCTGGCCGCCCTTTACTGCCCCGACCCCTTCGAGCCGGAAGTTATCGCCATCGACGGCAGTTGCGGGGATAACTGCGACGGCGCCCTGTTGATCGCCGGCGGCGGCCAAGGGCCCTGGGATTATGCCGTTACAGACAACAACGGCAACGTATACTATTCCAGCGCCAACAGCACCGGAACGGATACCGTGCCCGATCTGTGCCCGGGGCTTTACAACATCAATGTCTTCAGCATACCCGAAGGCGAGAACAGGGTAGTTGCCGCCACCGTGGGCGCAGCGGTTGTCCCCCAGGCGAGCGCCACCTACAAACTGCCTTGCTTCGAAGGAGAACCCATCGAGCTGTACGGCCAGGCGGATCCTTCCGCCGGGGCTTCCTACAGCTGGACCGGGCCGAACGGCTTCAGCTCTTCCAGCCAAAACCCGCTGGCCCTGTATTCCGGCATCTATGCGTTGGTCGTATCCGCCAACGGTTGCGCCTCAGCGCCTTTTGAACTGGACGTGCCCCCCGTCGGCGAGGCGGTCGTCACGATCGCAGAAGATACCATCACCGCCTGCCCGGGAGAAGACATTGCCCTCGCCGCCGGGGGCAACGCCACTTCCTTCACCTGGTACGCCAACAACAGCGATGAGCCGGTGGGCAGCGGCCCGTCCATTACCGTCACTCCGGAGGATGGCGCCATCTACCGCGTCACCGGTTTCAACGATAACGGCTGCGGCGGTTTCGACGAGGTAGCCATCAGCATTCCGTTCGACCCGGCCCTCAGCGCCGACACCAGCGGCACGCTCTGCCCCGGAACCACCCTAACCCTCACCGCCAGCGAGGGCGAGCAGTTCTTATGGAGCACCGGCGACACTACCGCCTCGATCACGGTCAGCCCCGCCCAATCCACCCAGTACCATCTGGATGTTACCGGGCCCAATGGTTGTGCAGTGCAGCTCTCCGCCTTCGTGCAGGTGGCCAGTTCGGCGGGCATTTTCATCAGTCCCTCCACCGCCATCTGCGAGGGGGAAACCGCCAGCCTGTTTGCCGCCGGCGGCGACATCAGCTGGAGCACCGGCGATTCCGTTTCTACTCTAAGCGTGAGCCCGCTGCAAACCACGACTTACTCAGCCACCATTACCAATAGCCTGGGTTGCGAGTTCGTGCGCGAATCCACTGTGACGGTCAGCCCGGCGCCGGCCATCGTGCTGGTTCCCGCCGATACGGCCACCCTCTGCCAGGGCGAAAGCCTGCAATTGCTGGCCTACGAGTCGGACACGCTGATCTGGGACAGCCTGGTGGCGCCGGCCCAGTCGAGGGATTACATCCTCCCGGAAGCATCGGCCTACGGCTGCCGGGAGATCGGCCGTTTTACGGTAATCGTCAACCCGCTTCCGGACTTGTCCATCGACGGGCAAAGCCTGCTTTGCAGCAGCGACAGCATGCTGCTGGTAGCCAACAGCAACGGGGCCCTCGCCTGGAGCACCGGGGAAAGCAACGACAGCATCTACGTTCTGCCCGCCGGCACGGAGACGTATTCGGTGACCGCCACAGACGCCAACGGCTGCATCCGCGCCGACTCCGTGCAGGTCACCCGGGCAACTCCTCCGGAAGCCCCGCAGGTAAGCTGCTCCAGCAGCCTCGGCCAGGTGGTGTTCTCCTGGGTGGTAGAACCGGGCCTGACTTACGGCCTGGCGCACCTGCAAGGGCCGGCCGGCACGCCCATCGGCAACAACCGGTACGCCGTCAGCGGGCTGCTGCCCGGGCAGGCGGTAAGCATCGAACTGGAAGCCACCAACGCGGCGGGTTGCACCGCCATCACCCCCGCCAGTTGTTCTGCGCCCGATTGCAGCGTGCTCAGCCTCTTCATCGGCGGCCCGAACCGGCTTTGCTCCAGTGACGGGCCGGCAGCCCTGACCGCCCTCGTTACCGGCGGCAGCGGCAATGGAACCGGCGGTTGGGCCGGCCCTGGCGTGGACGACGCTTCAGATAGTTTCTACCCAGGCCTAGCTGGCCCCGGCGTTCACGATGTCGCCTACACCTATACCGATGCAGGCTGCACCATCAGCGACACCTTGCAGATTACGGTAGAACAAGCGCTGGAAGCCGCGCTGGTCAGTTGCAGCGCAACGCCGGGAACCGTTACCTTCTCCTGGCCTGCCCTGCCTTCGTATACCGGCTATCTGGCGACCGTGCTTACCGGGCAGAGCGGCGAATTTCTAACCCCCACCACCTATCAGGTGGCCGGCCTCCGCAACGGGGAGGAAGTGATCG
This genomic window contains:
- a CDS encoding T9SS type A sorting domain-containing protein is translated as MRKAILVLLSCSILAQLIAQPSNDNCSTAQTLQLKTPSPCPEGSQVADVFHSSNAGATASAPFPALSGCNGGAPQSAADVWFRFAPAGNDLAITIGQGLENPFLALFAGGAEGCPEMYPIACASGNGSLELSAFVDPSQTYYLLVSGGSPEDQGEFELTIRTANQCNMCLEERQGYFTSSPAPANGAFASGQTVQMCYVVKRWHAITLGENLHGLELHLGPGWDPASFLPNPPLSCSGEGTWGYYREWTSSSTGQIYGPGFAFDGPVEDGNPGNNLGMGGGNCANIGINAPELAFCWTVTAAECAPGDYGIQNDLGLSVRMLGDGQSGAGQGTSCSEERRDNFLAALYCPDPFEPEVIAIDGSCGDNCDGALLIAGGGQGPWDYAVTDNNGNVYYSSANSTGTDTVPDLCPGLYNINVFSIPEGENRVVAATVGAAVVPQASATYKLPCFEGEPIELYGQADPSAGASYSWTGPNGFSSSSQNPLALYSGIYALVVSANGCASAPFELDVPPVGEAVVTIAEDTITACPGEDIALAAGGNATSFTWYANNSDEPVGSGPSITVTPEDGAIYRVTGFNDNGCGGFDEVAISIPFDPALSADTSGTLCPGTTLTLTASEGEQFLWSTGDTTASITVSPAQSTQYHLDVTGPNGCAVQLSAFVQVASSAGIFISPSTAICEGETASLFAAGGDISWSTGDSVSTLSVSPLQTTTYSATITNSLGCEFVRESTVTVSPAPAIVLVPADTATLCQGESLQLLAYESDTLIWDSLVAPAQSRDYILPEASAYGCREIGRFTVIVNPLPDLSIDGQSLLCSSDSMLLVANSNGALAWSTGESNDSIYVLPAGTETYSVTATDANGCIRADSVQVTRATPPEAPQVSCSSSLGQVVFSWVVEPGLTYGLAHLQGPAGTPIGNNRYAVSGLLPGQAVSIELEATNAAGCTAITPASCSAPDCSVLSLFIGGPNRLCSSDGPAALTALVTGGSGNGTGGWAGPGVDDASDSFYPGLAGPGVHDVAYTYTDAGCTISDTLQITVEQALEAALVSCSATPGTVTFSWPALPSYTGYLATVLTGQSGEFLTPTTYQVAGLRNGEEVIVEITALGGGACGETTVLSSCTAAGCPALEAIADTMICSNSNLRFSVDPTGWGTFEWSPAAGLSCADCPDPEVFPSATTTYTLIATDDSGCADTLKTTVYVDEIPDQYVPDGPIYFCEGEPFELCLPEAASRFWIGPNAFVSTETCLRFDNPTAAIAGPYLAYLRTADCRFTKRFELKPAPPIEILEISDFQAVCPDQPFRLYVEALNAATYSWNPADYLDCPTCPVTEGRVPQTATFTVEITDSYGCTATETAVVFVDNCQSRPGLPPAAPAEAEALHFYPNPAGNSVQLELPGEGFKAVQLWSSSGVLIRELRTAEQSFTLPLPSVPDGAYLLRMVAEKEVRTGWLLVRK